In a genomic window of Cerasicoccus sp. TK19100:
- a CDS encoding alginate lyase family protein, whose amino-acid sequence MNNKSQTHFSFPLVHTRPLTVLVFMLLGLCSMMSAYGERLGEKGIFLTDQRIDKIRDNIYGQVYPTYEAFLQLKEDANAAMEGEPNPPTVWYVPGYYKDADGHQAAKLALHDDANSVYALALMYKLSGRDEYGLAAARYIDAWVETVEKTETKDDSMLSFSYHFPPFIFAADMIRDDTTIWPITKQRAFSDFLRNKAIPLNTMKTPNNWGNWGAVLVMSGAVYLDDRVMFDKVVERWKALTRDQVADDGHLRHEVNRHVRGDRGIWYSHFSLFPQTITAEIARLQGVDLYNWKSEEGRSLELAYETLVPWTVDPSTFPYYKGKPSGQKLTDYISYWEILNMHWPQRKAQGMIEKMRPLTADHSAPYLTLTHGSLSPSL is encoded by the coding sequence ATGAATAACAAATCCCAGACACACTTCAGTTTCCCTCTTGTTCATACCAGACCTCTTACGGTCCTTGTCTTCATGCTTTTAGGCTTATGCAGTATGATGTCCGCATATGGCGAGAGGCTCGGCGAGAAGGGGATATTCCTGACGGATCAGCGTATTGATAAAATCCGGGATAATATTTACGGGCAGGTTTATCCGACGTATGAGGCGTTCCTGCAATTGAAAGAAGACGCGAATGCCGCCATGGAGGGGGAACCAAATCCGCCGACCGTATGGTACGTTCCCGGATACTATAAGGATGCCGATGGGCACCAGGCGGCAAAGCTTGCCCTTCATGACGACGCCAACTCCGTATATGCCTTGGCGTTGATGTATAAGCTGTCAGGAAGGGACGAGTACGGCCTTGCAGCCGCCCGTTACATTGATGCCTGGGTAGAGACTGTTGAAAAGACCGAAACGAAGGATGACTCGATGCTTAGCTTTAGCTATCACTTCCCGCCTTTCATCTTTGCGGCCGATATGATTCGCGACGATACAACCATTTGGCCGATAACCAAGCAGCGGGCCTTCAGTGATTTTCTCCGCAATAAAGCAATCCCCCTCAACACGATGAAGACGCCCAATAACTGGGGGAATTGGGGAGCGGTTTTGGTGATGTCCGGAGCGGTGTATTTGGACGATCGGGTGATGTTTGATAAGGTCGTCGAGCGGTGGAAGGCACTGACGCGCGATCAGGTTGCGGATGACGGTCATTTGCGGCATGAGGTGAATCGTCACGTCCGGGGCGACCGTGGAATTTGGTATTCCCACTTCAGCTTGTTCCCTCAGACGATCACTGCGGAGATCGCGCGACTACAAGGTGTGGATCTTTATAATTGGAAATCAGAAGAGGGCCGGAGTCTGGAGCTGGCATACGAAACGCTTGTGCCCTGGACAGTGGATCCTTCAACGTTTCCTTACTACAAGGGCAAGCCCTCGGGACAAAAATTGACGGATTACATCAGTTACTGGGAAATCCTTAACATGCATTGGCCTCAGCGAAAAGCACAGGGGATGATTGAAAAGATGCGGCCACTCACCGCGGATCATTCAGCGCCGTATCTAACCCTCACGCACGGATCTCTGTCTCCCTCGCTTTGA
- a CDS encoding MGH1-like glycoside hydrolase domain-containing protein, which translates to MNNQSRGRYFSKKHYQPEELPKFSEERHRLPSPTLEGNPEWVAMYWKAWEIAFTRLKKPKPCSPFVSNWIDEGLSVDGVDECLYQWDTIFMVMFARYGHSVFPAIQSMDNFYCRQHDDGLIWRVIREDDGSDHWWGGGENFARAINPPLFAWAEVESFKLTGDKSRFEMVIPVLEKYAEWIEAHRKSDVHGLYWNNGQGCGYDNTPRDEGRIGDPNQHSATDPQGWVDFSAQMVIQYNELAAMCDELDRDEQAKNFRKLARQIADKINQWCWNPETGLYHDVDVEGKQTSWKTIAAFWPLLARIADSEKQEALIKNLRDPGQFWRPTIFPSLAADQPYYDPTGNYWRGGVWAPTNYMVIKGLEACGHESFARECSIRYLETLSTVFQETGTLWEMYAPDAHAPGTTEKKGKICCPDFVGWTGCGPIALLIENVLGLRADGVRRTLTWHLNREDRHGIDELPVGSSNVSVMCEAADNSDRRKLTVCCTDQLTLAVKASDREQTFDLKAGNHEIIFN; encoded by the coding sequence ATGAATAATCAATCACGTGGACGTTATTTTTCAAAGAAGCACTATCAGCCTGAGGAACTGCCCAAATTCTCCGAGGAGCGCCACCGGCTACCGTCGCCCACCCTGGAGGGAAATCCAGAGTGGGTGGCGATGTATTGGAAAGCCTGGGAGATCGCCTTTACCCGGCTAAAGAAACCGAAGCCTTGCTCACCCTTCGTATCGAACTGGATCGACGAAGGACTGTCCGTCGATGGGGTCGATGAATGCCTGTATCAATGGGACACCATTTTCATGGTGATGTTTGCGCGGTACGGACACTCGGTCTTTCCGGCCATCCAATCGATGGATAACTTTTATTGCCGCCAACACGACGACGGGCTGATCTGGCGAGTAATCCGCGAAGACGACGGCAGTGATCACTGGTGGGGAGGCGGAGAAAACTTCGCCCGGGCAATCAACCCGCCGCTCTTTGCGTGGGCCGAGGTGGAGTCATTCAAACTGACCGGGGACAAATCCCGCTTTGAAATGGTAATCCCGGTATTGGAAAAATACGCGGAGTGGATCGAGGCGCACCGGAAAAGCGACGTCCACGGACTGTATTGGAACAACGGCCAAGGCTGTGGCTACGATAACACTCCACGGGACGAAGGACGCATCGGTGACCCGAATCAGCATTCAGCGACTGACCCACAGGGCTGGGTGGATTTTTCCGCACAGATGGTGATCCAATACAACGAACTCGCCGCGATGTGCGATGAGCTCGACCGAGACGAGCAAGCAAAAAACTTTCGGAAGCTCGCCAGACAGATTGCTGATAAGATCAATCAATGGTGCTGGAACCCCGAGACCGGTCTCTATCACGACGTCGATGTGGAAGGAAAGCAGACCTCTTGGAAAACGATCGCCGCCTTCTGGCCATTGTTGGCTCGAATCGCCGATTCGGAAAAACAGGAAGCACTGATTAAGAACCTGCGCGATCCGGGTCAATTCTGGCGCCCCACCATCTTTCCGAGTCTCGCAGCCGACCAACCCTATTACGATCCAACCGGAAATTATTGGCGCGGCGGCGTATGGGCACCCACGAACTACATGGTCATAAAAGGGCTGGAAGCCTGCGGTCACGAGTCGTTTGCACGCGAATGTTCGATCCGGTATTTGGAGACGCTATCTACGGTCTTTCAGGAAACCGGGACGCTATGGGAAATGTATGCACCGGATGCCCACGCCCCCGGAACAACCGAGAAAAAAGGGAAGATCTGTTGTCCTGATTTTGTCGGATGGACGGGTTGCGGGCCGATTGCACTGCTTATCGAAAATGTATTAGGACTCCGTGCGGATGGAGTGCGGCGAACGCTGACCTGGCACCTGAACCGCGAGGACCGTCACGGTATCGACGAACTTCCAGTCGGATCGAGCAACGTATCCGTGATGTGCGAGGCCGCAGACAATTCTGACCGTCGCAAACTGACGGTCTGCTGCACCGACCAACTGACCTTGGCGGTCAAGGCATCGGACAGAGAACAGACCTTCGACCTAAAGGCCGGAAACCACGAAATAATTTTTAATTAA
- a CDS encoding TIM-barrel domain-containing protein, with protein sequence MRTRMGYVIPFAILVTASSSFAEPAAQIFRVGEGITCFVPKGYDPQKTPSLILEKPVEPQGEMASPSSLQPEFTLVNGKAGATIALSGNVDLYGGGEVMGPLRRNGKTIELWNTDNYKYKLFDQKRLYQSHPWVLGVNPDGTAFGVIFDSTWRATLATEDEQISFQTQGAPFRVFLIERDSPQSVLAGLAELTGRMDLPPVWTLGYQQSRWSYKTAEVVREIATEFRDRQIPCDVIWMDIDYMDGYRVFTFDKNAFPDPEGLNDYLHDNGFRSVWMIDPGVKLEEGYEVYDSGTAKDLWIKTADGKAYEGPVWPGLCVFPDYTMPETREWWSKLYDGFVTLGMDGVWNDMNEPAVFNDHKTMPSTNWHRGGGDLPAGPHLLYHNAYGMLMVKATREGIMAVRPDRRPFILSRANLLGGHRYAAAWTGDNASTEEHMKLAVPMSLTLGLSGQPFSGPDLGGFGGNCTPELFSEWIASGIFFPFARGHAERGTPQKEPWAFGPETENTSRIAIERRYRLLPYIYTAFQRASVEGLPVMQPVFFADIQDVDLRAEEQAYLVGSDLMVIPNWAVDPELPKTTWPSFSIVPADQEDPIQADVRIRPGAIIPMGQVVQSTSEPYMDELTLVVALDDKGRASGTLYEDAGDGYEYREGDFAQLEFTATQEGNRVHIDYKRKAGKRTVDENRPLHVELIMSDGVKKASGRLGEGLTVEL encoded by the coding sequence ATGAGAACAAGGATGGGGTATGTGATCCCGTTTGCCATTCTCGTGACCGCGTCGTCTTCTTTTGCTGAGCCTGCGGCACAAATCTTCCGCGTCGGTGAGGGCATTACCTGCTTCGTTCCGAAGGGATATGATCCCCAAAAGACCCCTTCGCTCATTCTGGAGAAGCCGGTGGAACCGCAGGGTGAAATGGCGAGTCCCTCCTCTCTCCAGCCAGAATTTACGTTGGTCAATGGTAAGGCTGGTGCGACGATCGCCCTTTCCGGGAACGTTGATCTATATGGCGGCGGCGAGGTCATGGGGCCGTTGCGCCGGAATGGTAAAACGATCGAGTTATGGAACACCGACAACTACAAATACAAGCTTTTTGACCAGAAGCGCCTCTACCAGTCCCACCCTTGGGTGTTGGGTGTGAATCCTGATGGCACTGCTTTCGGAGTGATTTTCGATTCGACCTGGCGAGCGACACTGGCCACCGAAGACGAGCAAATTTCGTTTCAGACTCAAGGAGCTCCGTTCCGGGTATTTTTGATCGAGCGGGATTCACCGCAGAGCGTTCTGGCAGGCCTCGCTGAGCTGACGGGACGGATGGACTTGCCGCCGGTCTGGACACTGGGTTATCAGCAAAGCCGTTGGTCCTATAAAACCGCCGAGGTTGTTCGGGAGATTGCCACCGAATTTCGAGACCGCCAGATCCCGTGTGATGTCATCTGGATGGACATCGATTATATGGATGGATACCGTGTGTTCACGTTTGATAAGAATGCGTTTCCGGATCCGGAGGGACTCAACGACTATCTCCACGACAATGGCTTTCGCTCTGTCTGGATGATCGATCCGGGTGTGAAGTTGGAGGAGGGGTACGAGGTTTACGACTCTGGGACCGCGAAAGACCTTTGGATCAAAACCGCCGACGGAAAAGCGTATGAGGGGCCGGTGTGGCCTGGTCTCTGTGTTTTTCCTGACTATACAATGCCGGAGACCCGCGAGTGGTGGTCCAAGCTTTACGATGGGTTTGTGACGCTCGGAATGGATGGTGTCTGGAACGACATGAACGAACCGGCTGTCTTTAATGACCACAAGACGATGCCATCGACGAATTGGCACCGTGGTGGTGGTGATCTTCCTGCGGGCCCGCACCTTCTTTATCATAACGCCTATGGAATGCTGATGGTCAAGGCGACGCGCGAAGGCATTATGGCCGTCCGTCCGGACCGTCGACCTTTTATTCTGAGTCGCGCAAATCTCCTCGGTGGTCACCGTTATGCCGCAGCCTGGACCGGAGATAACGCTTCGACGGAGGAACACATGAAACTGGCAGTGCCGATGAGCCTCACCCTTGGGCTGTCGGGCCAGCCGTTCAGTGGTCCGGATCTGGGCGGATTCGGCGGAAACTGCACGCCGGAGCTTTTCTCCGAGTGGATCGCTTCCGGGATATTTTTCCCGTTTGCACGCGGTCATGCAGAGCGCGGAACGCCTCAGAAAGAGCCATGGGCCTTCGGACCTGAAACAGAAAACACGTCTAGAATTGCGATTGAACGACGCTACCGTCTGCTTCCCTACATTTACACCGCTTTCCAGCGTGCGTCGGTCGAGGGGCTTCCGGTGATGCAACCTGTCTTTTTCGCGGACATTCAGGACGTTGATCTTCGGGCCGAGGAACAGGCATACCTCGTGGGAAGTGATTTGATGGTGATCCCGAACTGGGCGGTTGATCCTGAGTTGCCTAAAACAACTTGGCCCTCATTTTCGATCGTGCCAGCCGATCAGGAGGATCCCATCCAAGCTGATGTTCGTATTCGCCCGGGTGCCATTATTCCCATGGGGCAGGTTGTGCAAAGCACGTCGGAGCCTTATATGGACGAGCTGACTCTGGTTGTCGCGCTGGATGATAAAGGACGTGCTTCGGGCACGCTTTATGAAGATGCTGGTGATGGCTACGAGTATCGCGAGGGGGACTTTGCGCAGCTTGAGTTCACTGCAACTCAAGAAGGAAATCGCGTGCATATCGATTATAAACGCAAGGCCGGCAAGCGGACGGTGGACGAAAATCGCCCGCTCCATGTCGAACTTATTATGAGTGACGGCGTTAAGAAGGCGAGCGGAAGACTTGGCGAAGGCCTCACGGTCGAACTCTGA
- a CDS encoding alginate lyase family protein → MIGLLGLLRIQAANLGELGIFLSQDRIDQIKQRIQAEQEPTYQAYLQLEQDAIAAAAGKPRPPTIWYVPGYYSDPDGHQAAKLALHDDANSVYALALMYKLTGNDEFAEEAARYIDAWVETVEEMRTHDDSRLSFSYHFPPFIFAADLIEDNTHIWPEAEQQAFRDFVRNKALPMNTMHVANNWGNWGGVLVFASAVYLQDEDLFDEAVARWKALTRDQIADDGHLRHEVRRQTLGDRGIWYSHFSLMPQTISAEIARLQGLDLFNWKSPEGRCLELAYETLVPWTVDPSTFPYYTGTSGQKLTDYISYWEILNMHWPNDLAAGMIEEMRPLTADHSAPYLTLTHGSLPPTRPENLFGPEIQRLHDLDNTTIQIVFSEPMSPTEASNPSNYRIINQGRRIRVTEASLSSDGTTVELTLAASPSGNIVVDVSSNLTDFSGDPLPTPSTRITTRGASTKDLEILIDFGANASSTTKETWNRLSLDPSTRDAVGNGSGTPHQYSNDLLDSGGNSTGIGLTMTDAMTGIGSHGTTTGPFPSGSTSDYMLGSTVPSWGFIDNQKGVFVFSNLDPGKSYDFTFFASRAGVTDNRETKYELTGASTHSTLLDAANNTSSIASINGVVPSASGAITLTVSPGSRNNNPDKAYYLNFMKIASQGAPPQIYPPVPLESGFVVDWSGSGTLVTTDDLSGNWYPIDLTPSDPEVVAPSAPYIDTAPYSGKRFYRLGSPSVAAWRPGYPYRLWYDAGNFESDPTRYQNITIATGGGSGDAAKITEQYGVTYLNRISGSNLSDSNILDPSVEDDYWTSQVSRAERIDGSSSQLPFDFVAAGVAMDEWVANSSDPEAYDWIQTGLRAGKSLNPEVFVANWLSYLGADQLYDMTEGGTIDLNMLQGYELTIQEDNGVDWSEGIAHLEEFQQRGLIRKVVYGMGYITDQAGWNGFEWTENRLRSRMDELKRKFPDMPGIAFHASPAGNQSDQDALISLVDQLSGEYWPDLPIPDGLYSMTPQVDTRQRIDVSDGGSSNGTPVITWRGKYPDVSANQLWRFTHLGDSVYKIQPVHASHLALDVDGAANSNGAKVQLWADNGSVAQQWQLSKVVGGYQLRPLCSPDKYLTFANTANDTQAEIWTQLTNDKQVFALAPEVLPNDHVPPYYQLEAALLSGGSTTSSTHLGSMGGYINMPAWGGSARLNDVDGGSGGLRALCIRYASGFPDTRSINLTVNGNVHTLSLLPTGSWQNWENRSLNAHLNAGTNNTIILASTGSNPPAMDKLTIDLPVYQCEDATLSGGAFISSSNPGSDGQSVGMPANGAALTWRNIEGGSGGAKGLKIRYINGFDDDRVVNLTVNGATTQVTFPPTGDWSTWHELTVFRTLNASATNRIAIGSAGSNTPGFDRMIIGIAP, encoded by the coding sequence ATGATCGGACTACTTGGGCTGCTAAGAATTCAGGCGGCGAACCTCGGCGAGTTAGGTATCTTCCTCTCCCAGGACCGTATCGACCAGATCAAGCAGCGCATCCAAGCAGAGCAGGAGCCTACCTATCAAGCTTACCTACAACTGGAGCAGGATGCAATCGCGGCTGCGGCGGGTAAACCAAGGCCACCGACCATTTGGTATGTGCCAGGGTATTACAGTGACCCCGATGGGCACCAAGCGGCAAAGCTCGCCCTCCATGATGACGCCAATTCCGTTTATGCCTTGGCCTTGATGTACAAATTGACTGGGAATGACGAGTTTGCCGAAGAAGCGGCGCGCTACATCGACGCCTGGGTTGAAACGGTCGAGGAGATGAGGACGCACGACGATTCCCGACTGAGTTTCAGCTATCATTTTCCGCCCTTTATTTTTGCGGCGGATCTGATTGAGGACAACACCCACATCTGGCCAGAAGCCGAGCAACAGGCATTCCGCGATTTCGTCCGGAACAAGGCGCTCCCCATGAACACCATGCATGTGGCCAACAATTGGGGCAATTGGGGTGGCGTATTGGTATTTGCCAGCGCGGTATATCTGCAGGATGAGGACTTGTTCGACGAGGCGGTCGCACGGTGGAAGGCGCTTACGCGAGATCAGATCGCCGATGATGGACATCTACGGCATGAGGTCCGTCGCCAGACTCTTGGCGACCGAGGGATTTGGTATTCCCATTTCAGCCTGATGCCACAGACGATCAGCGCGGAAATCGCACGCTTACAGGGGCTCGATCTATTTAATTGGAAGTCCCCGGAGGGACGCTGCCTCGAGCTGGCCTATGAGACACTCGTGCCGTGGACTGTCGATCCCTCCACCTTTCCCTATTACACCGGAACCTCCGGACAAAAACTGACCGACTACATCAGCTACTGGGAGATCCTCAACATGCACTGGCCCAACGATCTCGCGGCTGGGATGATCGAGGAGATGCGGCCGCTGACCGCAGATCATTCCGCGCCCTATCTGACGCTGACCCATGGATCCTTGCCCCCCACCCGTCCGGAGAATCTCTTCGGGCCGGAAATCCAGAGACTCCATGACCTGGACAACACCACGATTCAAATCGTTTTTTCTGAACCTATGTCTCCGACGGAGGCCAGCAATCCGTCCAACTATCGGATCATCAATCAGGGCCGGCGCATCCGCGTCACGGAAGCGTCCCTGTCCTCCGACGGCACCACGGTCGAGCTAACACTGGCCGCCTCCCCCTCCGGCAACATTGTTGTGGATGTCTCTTCCAATCTCACGGATTTTTCAGGAGATCCGCTACCCACTCCAAGCACCCGCATTACCACCCGTGGTGCCTCCACCAAAGACCTCGAAATTCTGATCGACTTCGGCGCCAATGCCTCCTCCACCACTAAGGAAACCTGGAATCGATTGTCACTCGATCCGTCGACCCGAGACGCCGTCGGGAACGGAAGCGGAACGCCACACCAGTATTCGAACGACTTGTTGGATTCGGGCGGCAACTCAACAGGGATCGGTCTGACCATGACAGACGCCATGACCGGAATCGGTTCCCACGGCACCACCACTGGACCCTTCCCTTCCGGCAGCACCAGCGACTATATGCTCGGCAGCACCGTCCCCTCATGGGGATTTATCGATAACCAAAAAGGTGTCTTTGTTTTTTCAAATCTCGACCCCGGCAAATCCTATGACTTCACCTTTTTCGCCTCCCGAGCCGGCGTGACCGACAACCGGGAAACCAAATATGAACTGACCGGCGCCTCCACCCATTCCACCCTCCTGGACGCCGCCAACAACACCAGCAGCATCGCCAGTATTAACGGTGTCGTTCCGAGCGCTTCCGGCGCCATCACGCTCACCGTTTCCCCCGGAAGTCGCAACAACAACCCAGACAAGGCTTATTATCTAAATTTCATGAAAATAGCAAGTCAGGGCGCACCGCCCCAGATCTATCCGCCGGTCCCGCTCGAATCCGGTTTTGTAGTTGACTGGAGTGGCAGTGGAACGCTTGTAACCACCGACGACCTCTCGGGAAACTGGTATCCGATTGACCTCACTCCCTCCGACCCGGAAGTAGTCGCGCCCTCTGCCCCCTACATCGACACCGCGCCCTATTCAGGAAAGCGGTTTTACCGTCTCGGCAGTCCGTCAGTTGCCGCTTGGCGTCCTGGGTATCCCTATCGACTATGGTACGACGCCGGTAATTTCGAATCCGACCCAACCCGCTACCAGAACATCACGATCGCCACGGGCGGAGGATCGGGGGATGCAGCCAAAATCACTGAGCAATATGGCGTCACCTATCTCAATCGAATATCCGGCTCCAATCTCAGCGACTCCAACATTCTCGATCCAAGTGTAGAGGACGACTATTGGACATCGCAGGTCTCCCGCGCGGAGCGAATTGACGGCTCGAGCTCGCAGCTCCCATTCGACTTTGTCGCGGCAGGAGTAGCCATGGACGAATGGGTTGCCAACAGCAGCGATCCAGAGGCCTACGATTGGATCCAAACCGGTCTGCGCGCGGGCAAGTCTCTCAACCCGGAAGTGTTCGTCGCCAACTGGCTTTCCTATCTGGGTGCGGATCAGCTCTACGACATGACCGAAGGCGGAACCATCGACCTCAATATGCTGCAAGGCTACGAGCTGACCATTCAAGAGGATAACGGAGTCGACTGGAGCGAGGGCATCGCCCACCTGGAGGAGTTCCAACAGCGCGGGCTGATCCGAAAAGTCGTCTATGGAATGGGATACATCACCGACCAGGCCGGCTGGAACGGTTTCGAATGGACGGAAAATCGTCTGCGTTCTCGCATGGACGAACTAAAACGGAAATTCCCCGATATGCCCGGCATCGCCTTTCATGCCTCTCCAGCAGGAAACCAATCCGACCAGGACGCACTGATTTCATTGGTCGATCAACTGAGCGGAGAATACTGGCCCGACCTTCCGATACCAGACGGACTATATTCGATGACACCGCAGGTCGACACCCGCCAGCGGATTGACGTATCCGATGGGGGAAGCAGCAATGGAACACCGGTGATTACCTGGAGAGGCAAGTATCCAGACGTTTCTGCGAACCAACTCTGGCGATTTACCCATCTCGGCGACAGTGTTTATAAGATACAACCCGTTCATGCGTCCCACCTGGCTCTGGATGTGGACGGAGCCGCCAATTCCAACGGAGCAAAAGTTCAACTTTGGGCCGATAACGGAAGCGTCGCTCAACAATGGCAATTATCCAAAGTCGTCGGCGGATACCAGCTACGGCCCCTGTGCTCACCCGATAAATATTTGACCTTTGCGAACACCGCCAACGATACCCAGGCGGAGATTTGGACTCAGCTTACCAATGATAAACAGGTCTTTGCCCTCGCGCCCGAGGTCTTGCCCAACGACCACGTGCCGCCCTACTACCAGTTGGAGGCGGCGCTCCTCTCCGGCGGGTCCACCACGTCCAGCACACACTTGGGCAGCATGGGTGGATACATCAACATGCCTGCATGGGGAGGTTCGGCCAGACTGAATGACGTGGATGGAGGCAGCGGAGGTTTGCGCGCACTGTGCATACGGTATGCCAGCGGATTTCCGGACACGCGCAGCATCAACCTCACAGTCAATGGGAATGTCCATACACTCTCACTGCTCCCGACCGGCAGTTGGCAAAATTGGGAAAACCGCTCTCTCAATGCTCACCTCAATGCCGGAACCAACAACACCATCATTCTGGCCAGCACGGGCTCGAACCCTCCGGCAATGGACAAGCTGACCATCGATCTTCCAGTCTACCAATGCGAGGATGCGACTCTCAGCGGTGGCGCGTTCATCAGCTCGAGCAATCCGGGAAGCGACGGTCAATCAGTCGGCATGCCCGCCAACGGGGCCGCCCTGACATGGCGTAATATCGAAGGCGGTTCCGGAGGCGCCAAAGGATTGAAAATCCGATATATCAATGGATTTGATGATGATCGAGTGGTGAATTTAACCGTAAACGGCGCAACCACCCAGGTGACCTTTCCTCCGACAGGGGACTGGAGCACATGGCATGAATTGACGGTATTCCGCACTTTGAATGCGAGCGCCACCAATAGAATCGCGATCGGAAGCGCCGGTAGCAACACGCCGGGATTTGATCGAATGATTATTGGCATTGCCCCCTAG